The proteins below are encoded in one region of Naumovozyma castellii chromosome 6, complete genome:
- the GPM1 gene encoding phosphoglycerate mutase GPM1 (ancestral locus Anc_5.257), which yields MSLLRSTSINHHISIMPKLVLVRHGQSEWNEKNLFTGWVDVRLSAVGEKEAARAGELLKEKNVHPDILYTSKLSRAIQTANIALSVSDRLWIPVKRSWRLNERHYGALQGKDKAETLEKYGEEKFTTWRRSFDVPPPVIEDDSPFSQKGDARYKDVDPNVLPQTESLALVIDRLLPYWQDVIAKDLLDGKTVMIAAHGNSLRALVKHLEGISDADIAKLNIPTGIPLVFELDENLKPTKPSYYLDPEAAAAGAAAVAAQGKKK from the coding sequence ATGTCCCTTCTAAGATCCACGTCAATTAATCATCACATTTCAATAATGCCAAAGTTAGTTTTAGTTAGACACGGTCAATCCGAATGGAACGAAAAGAACTTGTTTACCGGTTGGGTCGACGTTAGATTGTCTGCCGTCGGTGAAAAGGAAGCCGCCAGAGCTGGTGAACttttgaaggaaaagaacGTTCACCCAGATATCTTGTACACCTCCAAGTTGTCCAGAGCTATCCAAACCGCCAACATTGCTCTATCCGTCTCTGACAGATTATGGATCCCAGTTAAGAGATCCTGGAGATTAAACGAAAGACACTACGGTGCTCTACAAGGTAAGGACAAGGCTGAAACTTTGGAAAAGTACGgtgaagaaaaattcacCACCTGGAGAAGATCCTTCGATGTTCCACCACCAGTCATTGAAGACGACTCCCCATTCTCTCAAAAGGGTGATGCTAGATACAAGGATGTTGATCCAAATGTCTTGCCACAAACTGAATCTTTGGCTTTGGTCATTGACAGATTGTTGCCATACTGGCAAGATGTTATCGCCAAGGACTTGTTGGATGGTAAGACTGTTATGATCGCCGCCCACGGTAACTCTTTGAGAGCCTTGGTTAAGCATTTGGAAGGTATTTCCGATGCTGACATTGCCAAGTTGAACATCCCAACTGGTATCCCATTGGTCTTCGAATTGGACGAAAACTTGAAGCCAACTAAGCCATCTTACTACTTGGACCCAGaagctgctgctgctggTGCCGCTGCCGTCGCTGCTCAAGgtaagaagaaataa
- the SRP102 gene encoding Signal recognition particle receptor subunit beta (ancestral locus Anc_5.263), which translates to MLSVTVLTAVLVVVLTTVYFLVQRKRVKVPIAIGQEIGVSNKKPVFVLAGPSNAGKTALFNMLVGDEMRNTVMSQEVSKVENVDDEFNLFDFPGHFKLRYKLFDQLKNLKKVSGVVFVVDSTVDPKELTKTAEFLLDVILVTESRKEDEIDILIACNKSELFSSRPPLKIKEALEREIDKIIVRKKKSLSDVKGKASSNDDDDEEMMNDNDNGASLEILNELGSTKAFKFSLLDGSVEAISGSVSKKNIDGWNQWIHERLSS; encoded by the coding sequence ATGTTATCCGTTACAGTGCTTACGGCTGTCCTAGTTGTGGTGCTTACCACAGTATACTTTTTAGTCCAACGCAAGAGAGTGAAGGTTCCCATTGCGATCGGTCAAGAGATTGGTGTATCCAACAAGAAACCAGTGTTTGTTCTAGCTGGTCCTTCAAATGCTGGGAAGACTGCCCTATTTAATATGTTAGTTGGGGATGAGATGAGAAATACTGTGATGTCGCAGGAGGTTAGTAAAGTGGAGAAtgtggatgatgaattcaatttatttgatttcCCCGGGCATTTCAAGCTACGTTACAAGTtatttgatcaattgaagaatttgaagaaagtttcTGGTGTTGTATTTGTGGTGGATTCCACTGTGGACCCCAAGGAATTGACCAAAACTGCGGAGTTTTTGCTTGATGTTATATTGGTTACTGAGTCTCGGAAGGAGGATGAAATTGACATCTTGATTGCCTGTAATAAATCTGAGTTATTTTCCAGTAGACCACCCTTGAAGATCAAAGAGGCATTGGAGAGAGAGATTGATAAGATAATAGTtagaaagaagaaatctcTTAGCGATGTGAAGGGGAAGGCAAGTagtaatgatgatgatgatgaggagATGATGAATGACAATGATAATGGTGCTAGTCtagaaatattgaatgaattgGGATCTACAAAGGCATTCAAGTTTAGTTTATTAGATGGATCTGTGGAGGCGATCAGTGGGAGTGTatccaagaagaatattgaTGGTTGGAATCAATGGATCCACGAAAGATTGTCGTCAtag